The following are encoded in a window of Aquipuribacter nitratireducens genomic DNA:
- a CDS encoding MBL fold metallo-hydrolase produces MRLTVVGCAGSYPGPDSAASCYLVEADGPDGSTTRVVLDLGSGAIGPLQRHVDPRRLDAVLLSHLHADHCLDLMGLYVMQRHHPAGPTGRRVPVWGPSGTALRLARGYDLTEPDAMAGELAVHRWVPEEPVQVGALTVTAYPVLHPVEAYAVRVAWTGPDGRERVLAYSGDTDACDGLVEAARDADLLLCEAAFVEGRDEARGIHLTGRRAGEAARSAGARSLLVTHVPAWNDPGAAAREAREVWSGPLATARPGLVVEV; encoded by the coding sequence GTGAGGCTGACGGTCGTCGGGTGCGCCGGCTCGTACCCCGGGCCGGACTCGGCCGCCTCCTGCTACCTCGTCGAGGCCGACGGCCCCGACGGGTCGACGACGCGGGTGGTGCTCGACCTCGGCAGCGGGGCCATCGGGCCGCTGCAGCGGCACGTCGACCCGCGCCGCCTCGACGCCGTCCTGCTGTCGCACCTGCACGCCGACCACTGCCTCGACCTCATGGGCCTCTACGTCATGCAGCGGCACCACCCCGCGGGGCCGACCGGCCGGCGCGTGCCGGTGTGGGGCCCGAGCGGCACGGCCCTGCGGCTCGCCCGCGGCTACGACCTCACCGAGCCCGACGCGATGGCCGGGGAGCTCGCCGTGCACCGCTGGGTCCCGGAGGAGCCGGTGCAGGTGGGGGCGCTGACCGTCACCGCCTACCCGGTGCTGCACCCGGTGGAGGCGTACGCGGTCCGGGTCGCGTGGACGGGGCCGGACGGGCGGGAGCGGGTCCTCGCGTACTCCGGCGACACCGACGCCTGCGACGGGCTCGTCGAGGCGGCCCGGGACGCCGACCTGCTGCTGTGCGAGGCCGCGTTCGTCGAGGGCCGCGACGAGGCCCGCGGCATCCACCTCACGGGCCGCCGCGCGGGGGAGGCCGCGCGGTCGGCCGGTGCCCGCTCGCTCCTCGTCACGCACGTGCCGGCGTGGAACGACCCGGGCGCGGCCGCGCGCGAGGCGCGCGAGGTGTGGTCCGGGCCCCTCGCGACCGCCCGGCCCGGGCTCGTCGTCGAGGTCTGA
- the murI gene encoding glutamate racemase encodes MLEELDAPIGIFDSGVGGLTVARAVLDQLPHEPIRYLGDTARTPYGPRPIAEVRRFALDCLDTLVESGVKLLVIACNSASAAMLRDARERYDVPVVEVIQPAVRRAVAATRSGRVGVIGTRATVSSRAYEDAFAAAVHLELTTRACPRFVEFVEQGVTSGPELLAVAEEYLAPVREAGVDTLVLGCTHYPLLTGVIGYVMGEDVTLVSSAEETAKDVYRTLARHDLFRPDDAPPPRHRFLATGDGQAFHDLAGRFLGPVVGAVELSAGTPA; translated from the coding sequence GTGCTGGAGGAGCTCGACGCCCCGATCGGGATCTTCGACTCGGGGGTCGGCGGCCTCACCGTCGCACGTGCCGTGCTCGACCAGCTCCCGCACGAGCCGATCCGCTACCTCGGCGACACCGCCCGCACCCCGTACGGCCCACGGCCCATCGCCGAGGTGCGCCGGTTCGCCCTCGACTGCCTCGACACGCTCGTCGAGTCGGGCGTCAAGCTCCTCGTGATCGCGTGCAACTCGGCGAGCGCCGCCATGCTGCGCGACGCCCGCGAGCGCTACGACGTCCCGGTCGTCGAGGTCATCCAGCCCGCCGTCCGGCGCGCCGTCGCCGCTACCCGCAGCGGCCGGGTGGGGGTCATCGGGACCCGCGCGACCGTGTCGTCGCGCGCGTACGAGGACGCGTTCGCCGCCGCCGTGCACCTCGAGCTGACGACGCGGGCGTGCCCCCGCTTCGTCGAGTTCGTCGAGCAGGGCGTCACGAGCGGCCCGGAGCTCCTCGCCGTCGCCGAGGAGTACCTCGCGCCCGTGCGCGAGGCCGGCGTCGACACCCTCGTGCTCGGCTGCACCCACTACCCGCTGCTGACGGGCGTCATCGGCTACGTCATGGGCGAGGACGTCACACTCGTGTCGAGCGCCGAGGAGACCGCGAAGGACGTCTACCGCACCCTCGCCCGGCACGACCTGTTCCGTCCCGACGACGCGCCCCCACCGCGGCACCGGTTCCTCGCCACCGGCGACGGCCAGGCGTTCCACGACCTCGCCGGGCGCTTCCTCGGCCCGGTCGTCGGGGCGGTCGAGCTGAGCGCCGGGACCCCCGCGTGA
- a CDS encoding cysteine synthase: MRASSVLDTVGGTPLVHLARLSPSPTVRLWAKLEDRNPTGSVKDRPATWMVRAAEADGRLRPGATLLEPTSGNTGISLAMAARRAGYRLVVVMPENVSEERVRLLRLYGADVRFSPAVGGSNEAVRVARALAAEHPDWVMLDQYANEANARAHYESTGPELVADLPEITHFVAGLGTTGTLMGAGRFLKEKVPDVRVVAAEPRYGELVYGLRNLDEGFVPELYDERVLDGRFSVGPRDAVRRTRQLLEEEGIWAGVSTGAILHAALGLARRAEQAGERADIAFLVCDGGWKYLSTGAFDGDLDDAEDALEGRLWA, translated from the coding sequence GTGCGCGCGTCCTCGGTCCTCGACACCGTCGGCGGCACGCCGCTCGTCCACCTCGCCCGGCTCTCGCCGTCGCCGACCGTGCGGCTGTGGGCCAAGCTCGAGGACCGCAACCCGACGGGCTCGGTGAAGGACCGGCCCGCCACGTGGATGGTCCGGGCGGCGGAGGCGGACGGCCGGCTGCGGCCGGGGGCCACGCTGCTGGAGCCCACGAGCGGCAACACCGGCATCTCGCTGGCGATGGCCGCCCGGCGGGCGGGCTACCGCCTCGTCGTCGTGATGCCGGAGAACGTGAGCGAGGAGCGGGTGCGGCTGCTGCGCCTCTACGGCGCGGACGTCCGCTTCTCGCCGGCGGTCGGCGGCTCCAACGAGGCGGTGCGGGTGGCGCGGGCGCTCGCGGCGGAGCACCCGGACTGGGTGATGCTCGACCAGTACGCCAACGAGGCGAACGCGCGCGCCCACTACGAGTCCACCGGGCCCGAGCTGGTCGCGGACCTGCCCGAGATCACGCACTTCGTCGCGGGCCTCGGCACGACCGGCACCCTCATGGGCGCCGGGCGCTTCCTCAAGGAGAAGGTGCCGGACGTACGGGTCGTCGCCGCGGAACCCCGCTACGGCGAGCTGGTGTACGGCCTGCGGAACCTCGACGAGGGGTTCGTGCCGGAGCTGTACGACGAGCGCGTCCTCGACGGCCGCTTCTCCGTCGGCCCGCGGGACGCCGTCCGCCGTACCCGCCAGCTCCTCGAGGAGGAGGGGATCTGGGCGGGGGTGTCGACCGGCGCGATCCTCCACGCCGCGCTCGGTCTCGCCCGGCGCGCCGAGCAGGCGGGCGAGCGGGCGGACATCGCCTTCCTCGTGTGCGACGGCGGCTGGAAGTACCTGTCGACGGGGGCCTTCGACGGCGACCTCGACGACGCCGAGGACGCCCTGGAGGGCCGGCTGTGGGCGTGA
- a CDS encoding MoaD/ThiS family protein codes for MSAEPTVTTGTAPVVVRIPTILRGLTGGARSTTASGSTLADVLADLDERHPGIGERVLEDGALRRFVNVYVDDEDVRFTGGLATPVGEGAEVTILPAVAGGC; via the coding sequence GTGAGCGCCGAGCCGACCGTCACGACGGGCACCGCGCCCGTCGTCGTCCGCATCCCGACGATCCTGCGCGGCCTCACCGGGGGCGCCCGCAGCACGACGGCGTCCGGCTCGACGCTCGCCGACGTGCTCGCCGACCTCGACGAGCGCCACCCCGGGATCGGCGAGCGCGTCCTCGAGGACGGTGCGCTTCGCCGCTTCGTCAACGTCTACGTCGACGACGAGGACGTGCGGTTCACCGGCGGCCTGGCGACGCCGGTCGGCGAGGGCGCCGAGGTGACGATCCTCCCGGCGGTCGCCGGCGGCTGCTGA
- a CDS encoding pyridoxamine 5'-phosphate oxidase family protein has translation MTAQGDEDGPAEGRAPRVSVLDRSQCLEHLARTSAGRVAYPAPDGTVAVVPVAYVLDGEDVVFRTSSGSGVDRAAREGVLTFQADEADVRRRTGWSVMVVGQVEVHRTGGGGRPPVGEDAATLLRPWAPGVKDVWVRVRAERLSGRRVGPVGSTTQRPHGPHATWHVASRSWVVPYDGR, from the coding sequence ATGACAGCCCAAGGGGACGAGGACGGGCCCGCCGAGGGCCGGGCGCCGCGCGTCAGCGTCCTGGACCGCTCGCAGTGCCTCGAGCACCTCGCCCGCACGAGCGCGGGTCGGGTGGCGTACCCGGCACCGGACGGCACGGTCGCCGTGGTGCCGGTGGCGTACGTCCTCGACGGGGAGGACGTGGTCTTCCGGACGTCGAGCGGCAGCGGCGTCGACCGTGCCGCACGCGAGGGCGTGCTCACCTTCCAGGCCGACGAGGCGGACGTGCGGCGGCGGACCGGCTGGAGCGTGATGGTCGTCGGCCAGGTCGAGGTGCACCGCACCGGGGGCGGCGGCCGCCCGCCGGTCGGGGAGGACGCCGCCACCCTGCTGCGGCCGTGGGCCCCCGGCGTCAAGGACGTGTGGGTGCGCGTGCGGGCCGAGCGGCTGAGCGGTCGGCGGGTGGGCCCGGTGGGCAGCACGACGCAGCGCCCCCACGGTCCGCACGCGACGTGGCACGTCGCGTCCCGGTCGTGGGTCGTGCCCTACGACGGTCGCTGA
- a CDS encoding Mov34/MPN/PAD-1 family protein — translation MLRIRRSLLDAVVAHARRDHPDEACGVVAGPQGSDEPRRLVPMLNAARSPTFYEFDSSELLALYRDMDAREEDPVVVYHSHTATEAVPSRTDIALASEPGAHYLLVSTRDPAQDEVRSWRIVDGEAREEAVEVVDG, via the coding sequence GTGCTCCGCATCCGACGGTCCCTCCTCGACGCGGTCGTCGCCCACGCGCGTCGCGACCACCCCGACGAGGCGTGCGGTGTCGTCGCCGGACCGCAGGGCAGCGACGAGCCCCGCCGGCTCGTGCCCATGCTCAACGCGGCCCGCTCGCCGACGTTCTACGAGTTCGACAGCAGCGAGCTGCTCGCGCTCTACCGGGACATGGACGCCCGCGAGGAGGACCCCGTCGTCGTCTACCACTCCCACACCGCCACGGAGGCGGTCCCGTCGCGCACCGACATCGCCCTCGCCTCCGAGCCCGGCGCCCACTACCTCCTGGTCTCGACACGCGACCCCGCGCAGGACGAGGTGCGCAGCTGGCGCATCGTCGACGGGGAGGCGCGTGAGGAGGCCGTCGAGGTCGTCGACGGCTGA